From Bradyrhizobium erythrophlei:
GCCTTCGCCGGCCGGCGGCGGATCAGGAACTTCTGCATGCCCTCCAGCACCAGCTCGCGGCGCTGGTTGAACACCGTGGAGCGCAGGGTCACCACGCCGGTGGTGCGGCCGGGCTTAAGCTCCGTCACTTCGAGCGCAGGATAGATCGTGTCGTCGGCGAACACGGGTTTGAGAAACCGGCTCGACTGTTCGAGAAAGCCGACCAGCGATTCCTCCACCATGTAGGGAAACAGGCCGGCTCCCGGCGCCGTGTGGACCAGGGTCTGGAAACCATGGGCGAGCAGGTTTGGCATGCCGCGGGCGCGGCAATATTCGACGTCGTAATGCACCGGATGGGTATCGCCGCTCGCGGCCTGAAACGCGGCGAACACCGCCGGGGTCATGGTGCGGCTGGGAATGACAAAACGCTCGCCGAGCGTAAAATCCTCGAACCAGCGTTGCTCCGGCACCATGCGGTGGCTCACGGGATCGAACTCGGTCATGGCTGGGTTCTCGCGCGGACGGACGAATGTTCCAGGACTGATGTTCCATCGGTATCGCAGCGGTATGAGTGCCGCAATCGATTCCGGTCAATTCGTCGTGCCCGGGCTTGTCCCGGGCATCCACGTCTTTAAAACGACGCGGCACCAAAGACGTGGATGGCCGGGCATAGGCGAGCGAAAGCGACGCCGTCCTTTCGGACGGCTATGCCCGGCCATGACGGAGAACTGGGATCGCAATTCAGGATGAATCCACTTTCCAAAATCCCCGCCGTCACCGACGAGCGTTCCGCGCGCCTCGCCGGCATCGGGCTGATGCTGTTGTCGATCTTCATGTTCTCGTTCGGCGATGCGCTCGGCAAGTTCCTGGTCGCGACCTATTCGGTTGGACAATTGCTGTGGCTTCGCGCCTGCGCCGCGCTGATCGTGCTGTTGCCGATGATCTGGCGGCACCGCGGGGAGTTCTTGCGCCTCGAACGTCCGTGGCTGCAATTGTTCCGGGTGATGCTCTCCACCATGGAAGTCGCGGCGTTCTTCCTGGCGACCGTCTATCTGCCGCTCGCGGACGTCGTGACCTATTATCTGGCGTGTCCGATCTTCGTCACCGCGCTGTCGGCGATCGTGCTCCGCGAGCATGTCGGCTGGCGGCGCTGGAGCGCGATCCTGATCGGGTTTGGCGGCGTGCTGATCGCGCTGCGCCCGTCGGCGCAGACCATCAGCTGGCCCGCGATGATCGCGCTCAGCGGCAGCCTGTCGTTCGCGGTGCTGATGCTGATCACCCGCTCGCTGCGGGCGACGCCGGATATCGTGCTGGCCTCGTCGCAATTCATCGGCACGTTCGCGCTCGGCGCGCTGATGTCGCCGTTCGGCTGGGTCACGCCCGGCCTCGGCAGCCTCGGCCTGTTTGCCGCCGCCGGATGCATCTCGGTGAGCGCGCTGTTGTGTGTCAACCGCTCGCTGAAGCTCGCGCCTGCCAGCGTGGTGGTGCCGTATCAATATTCGATGATCGTCTGGGCGGTGATGTTCGGATATTTCGTCTTTGGCGACGTGCCGCAGATGGCGACGATCGCGGGCGCTGCCATCATCATCGCTTCCGGGCTCTACATTTTCCTGCGCGAGCGAAAGCTCGGGCGCGGCGAGGCGGTCGTCAGTCCGCCGGTGTAACCGGGGCGTGAGCCGATGCTTTGGCTGCGAGCCGCGGCGACAAGGCGATCGCGAGCGGCAAGATTGCAGCGGCCGTGATTGCCGTCGCCATCATGGCGCCGTGCGACCCTACCGCATCGCCCAATATCCCGAACAGAATCGGCGCAATCGCGCCGGCCCCGATCGTGCCGGTATAGAAGATTGCGAACGCCCGATCCGTGCGACCGGAGGGCGCCAGTTCCGGAACGGTGCCGTAGAGAACCGAGGAGGTGCCGTTGAGCATGAGGCCGACGACGGGCAGGAGCGCCAGCACCGGGACGAGCGGCAACACCAGGACGGAAAGGATTGCGGCGGCCGTTCCGGCCTCGGTCACAAGCACCGTCGCGAGGACGCCGAACCGTGCCCCCAGCCAGCCGCACGCAAACTTCCCGGCAGCACCGCCAATAAACACCAGAGCAAGCGCCGATCCGATCGTCGATAAGGATGCGCCCTGCTCCTTCAGCAAGAACGGCAGGAACGTCAGAAATCCCATGCGCACGCTGGAGTCGAGGATTCCGATGGCCAGCAGTAACGGGAATCCGCCATGCGCGCCGGAGGCGCGGCCTTCGGCTTTTTTGCCCAGGGAAACCGGCCGCAGGTTGGCCGGAAAAAAGACCGCCACGGCCACCGCCACGACCGCGCCGAGCGCGGCGAGAAACCACACCATTTGGTGCCAGGACATCATGACCAATAAAAGAGACGCGCCGCCCGGAATGGCGGCCTTGCCGACATCGCCAGCGAAATTGTAAGTGCCGAGGGGACCGCGTGCGTCGTCTTGATAGGCGCGCGAAACCGCGGCCGAGGCGATGGGGTGTTGCGTACTCAATCCGCATCCGGTCACCACGAGTGCTACGCATAATCCAGCCAATCCGGCCGAATAGCCCGCAAGCAGGTAGCCAATCGCCGCCAGCACCGTGCCGAGGGCGAGCGTGGTGCGCCCACCAAGACGCTCCGCTGCCCGTCCGGCCGGCACCTGCAGTCCCGCCATGGTGGCGGCGGCAAGTCCGCGCAAGAACGCCAGCGCACCGTAGCCGAGCCCAAACTCGGCCTGCCAGACCGGCAACAGCAGATAGATCAAATCGGTGTAGCCGTCATGCAGCGCGTGCGCCGCACAGGCGGTCCAGAGCGTCCTTCCGCGCGCCACAGTCCGGGCAGCCGCCTTTCTGCCGTTTGCGTCCAGCGCCGTCATTAGCCATCCGATTCGCTGTCTTGCCCCAAGCCGAGAAAAATCCTCCCAGGATGGATCCAAGCCTGCGGCCATTTCCATTTTTTCAGCTGGCTTAGCTCACTAGCCGGGAGCCTTCAACTGAGCTATTTTCCCGTTAGATGGGAGGAAAACTCACGCATGGGCGAAAATGAACTGCCACCCCTCAATGCGATCAGAGCCTTCGAGGCCGCGGCCCGGCGCGGTAGCTTTGTTGAAGCAGCGAAAGATTTGCACGTCACCCATTGGGCGATCGGCAAGCAGATAAGGCATCTGGAAGACTGGCTCGGCGTCCCGCTGTTCGAGCGACGCGCCCGCGGCGTCGCGCTGACGGACCATGGCGCGGACCTCCTGACAGATGTCGGCGCGGCACTCTCGCGCCTGACGTCGGCAACAAGCAGACTTCGAGAACCTCGATCCGCGCGCCGCGTGTCCGGCATCGTTCGCGTCAACGCGTTGTCGAGTTTCGCCCTGCGCTGGCTGCTGCCGCGGCTCTCGAGATTCCAGGAATCGTATTCGAGCGTCGAGGTGAAAATTTCAACCACGTCGCGCAAGCTCCGTTATGTCGGCACCGCTTTCGACATCGGCATACGCTCGGGCGTGGAGCACGGATCCGGAATTCACTGCGAGACGCTGATGCCGGACCGACGGCTTCCGGTGTGCAGCCCGAGAATCTTGCGTGACCGTCCGGTGGAAACCGCGCACGACTTGCGACGGCACGTTCTGTTGCATTCCACAACGACCCGCGCCGCGTGGCCGCAATGGTTCTCGGCGGCGGGCGTCTCGGGCCTGGCGCCGATCCGGCACCTCGAGCTGGATCACGTCTACCTTCACCTGCAGGCGGCCGTCGATGGCCTGGGCATCGCCCTGGGATCGCTGCACCTGATTGAGGCGGACATCGCGGCCGGTCGTCTGGTTTGCCCGATCGCGGCTCCCGAATTGCGGGCCGACGACTATCAACTCGTCATCAGGGATGATCGCCTGCGTGATCCCGCCATCGAGGCATTCCGAAGCTGGATTCTCACCGCCGCCAGGGAGCCATTGCCGAGCATCGAACCGCCCTTCCGCCAAAATCGGGGAACACGCTCTCCACGCCGACGGCCCGGATCCGATGCCCAGCGCGGCGGCAGATAGATCAGCGTTGGGTCCCCTGATAGCCGACGTTAGTCAAAACGGTCGGCGGGTCGAAAGGTGCCAACAGCGGAAGTCACGGCTTCCTTTATTTTGCGAGCCTCATATCGGAACCGGGGCGTTCAGCTCGTTCTCATCTTTGAGGCTGCTGCAGCTCTCGGGCGCTTCGCTTGACTCCGATCGTCCCGTATGGCCACGCGCTTCACCTTCTTCACGTCCGATCCCGCGTGTTTGGAGCCGCGGTTGTGCGCGGCATATTCCTGGCCGTCGACCGGTGCGACATGCGGCGGGTCCCTGTCGAGATATGGGCGCCCGATTCCGAACTCCTTCCCATGCGCATCGACCCACTTCCAGAGCTTTTCGGAGGAAGCCCATCGCTGGTCGCGAGTTTCGCCCTGGACACTCACGATATCGGCCGCAAGCCCATGCCCATAGCCACCATGGGAGCTCCCGCCATGATACGACCTGTTGCTCGCCGCCTTGAGGCCGCTTGCGATCGACTGGCGGTAGTCATCACGGAACGCGCTGGTGATGCCCGGCGAAAAGCCCGCCGCCTCCGCCGCGTGAAGCGTATGAAACAGTCTTAGCTTGAAGCTCCGATCCATGCCTCCGATCACGTAGTCCATCATCGACATGCCGGCTCGTTCCGCCGCCTTCGGATCCTTCCACCCAAAATCTTCATCGACGAGCTTGGTGAAGGTTCTGGCGACAGTCACCATCTTCCTTTTCCGCTTGACGGTGACGTTCCTCCGTTCAAGCTCCTTGATGGTGTCCTCCTTGGGCGTCCGTTGATAAAGCGCCCACAGATATCGATCGACACAGATGTCCACGACCAGGCACTCGTCGACGATTTCGATGGAACTCGCGGCTTCGTTGGAGCTCACGGCCTTGCCGGCGTCGCCCGGTTCGAGATCCGACGGATTCGCCATTGCGACTTGCACAGGCGCTGGTTCGGTTGGCGGCACATCCGGCAAATTGGTCGAGGCCGCCTCGACAACCGGCTCCGGGTTGTTCCCGGTGATTGATGCGTCGGCGACCGCTTCCGCAAGCGATAGCTCGGCCGTCGCTACATCGGTTTGACCGAGATTGTCATTGAGCATCGAGCTTGGCTGCGGTGCCCCCGCGAGTTCCTGTTCGGTGGAGAGAGAGGGAGCGCTGATGTCCGTGTGTGACGCCGCGCCGGTGTTCTGGATTCCTGCAGGCCCGAGGGCAGCGAGCAAGCCGACAACCCCGGTCGCGAGAATGACCGATCGCAACAAAGGCGCCGGCACTGTCGAAAGTCGCCGCGGGTTCATCATCCCAGCCTCCAAAGGCGGCATCGGACCGGATTGCACAGCAAGCATGCGGACGGCGCTGATTGTTCGGACAAGGTTATGGTCGCGCAATGGCGCAAACGGGCAGGTCGTGTGCTTTTCCCGGAAGTGTTGCCTGTGTGCAACGGCAGGCGGCAGGCCTGCGAACGCCCGCTCGATGGGCTGCGATCACCACAAAGGGTGAGCACACACATGCGAGCCACCCTTCCTCCTGCTCCGGCTGTCGTATATGAGAGATTTGCCAGCGGGACGTGCCGATACTCCCCGGGAGCGAATTGGCGGCGTGCATGGTGGCGGCGGTTAGCTAATCCGATAATCGCGTTTCGACACGTGATCGACGCAGGCGCGGGCAGGCATTTCAACCGGGGCGTGGCATGGCAAATCGATTGACGACGGCGCAATCCACCGGGGCGATGCGGCGTTGGAGGCCTCCAGTCATTGTGACGGTCGCGGCGATGGCCGCACTGACGGCGCTGACCGCTGACGCCGCGGCGAGACAGGCGCGCCCCGCGCCACCCATCGAGGCGACGGCGCCGCGCGAGGCAGGCGAGCCGATCATGGCGATTGTGTCGATCAAGAGCCAGCAAGTCACTTTCTACGACGCCGACGGCTGGATCCTGCGCGCACCGGTATCGACCGGCATCGCAGGACGCGAGACGCCAGCCGGCGTCTTCGCCGTCCTGGAGAAGGACGTGGACCACCACTCGAGCCTCTATGA
This genomic window contains:
- a CDS encoding MaoC family dehydratase, encoding MTEFDPVSHRMVPEQRWFEDFTLGERFVIPSRTMTPAVFAAFQAASGDTHPVHYDVEYCRARGMPNLLAHGFQTLVHTAPGAGLFPYMVEESLVGFLEQSSRFLKPVFADDTIYPALEVTELKPGRTTGVVTLRSTVFNQRRELVLEGMQKFLIRRRPAKAK
- a CDS encoding DMT family transporter, with the translated sequence MNPLSKIPAVTDERSARLAGIGLMLLSIFMFSFGDALGKFLVATYSVGQLLWLRACAALIVLLPMIWRHRGEFLRLERPWLQLFRVMLSTMEVAAFFLATVYLPLADVVTYYLACPIFVTALSAIVLREHVGWRRWSAILIGFGGVLIALRPSAQTISWPAMIALSGSLSFAVLMLITRSLRATPDIVLASSQFIGTFALGALMSPFGWVTPGLGSLGLFAAAGCISVSALLCVNRSLKLAPASVVVPYQYSMIVWAVMFGYFVFGDVPQMATIAGAAIIIASGLYIFLRERKLGRGEAVVSPPV
- a CDS encoding MFS transporter, which translates into the protein MTALDANGRKAAARTVARGRTLWTACAAHALHDGYTDLIYLLLPVWQAEFGLGYGALAFLRGLAAATMAGLQVPAGRAAERLGGRTTLALGTVLAAIGYLLAGYSAGLAGLCVALVVTGCGLSTQHPIASAAVSRAYQDDARGPLGTYNFAGDVGKAAIPGGASLLLVMMSWHQMVWFLAALGAVVAVAVAVFFPANLRPVSLGKKAEGRASGAHGGFPLLLAIGILDSSVRMGFLTFLPFLLKEQGASLSTIGSALALVFIGGAAGKFACGWLGARFGVLATVLVTEAGTAAAILSVLVLPLVPVLALLPVVGLMLNGTSSVLYGTVPELAPSGRTDRAFAIFYTGTIGAGAIAPILFGILGDAVGSHGAMMATAITAAAILPLAIALSPRLAAKASAHAPVTPAD
- the gcvA gene encoding transcriptional regulator GcvA; its protein translation is MGENELPPLNAIRAFEAAARRGSFVEAAKDLHVTHWAIGKQIRHLEDWLGVPLFERRARGVALTDHGADLLTDVGAALSRLTSATSRLREPRSARRVSGIVRVNALSSFALRWLLPRLSRFQESYSSVEVKISTTSRKLRYVGTAFDIGIRSGVEHGSGIHCETLMPDRRLPVCSPRILRDRPVETAHDLRRHVLLHSTTTRAAWPQWFSAAGVSGLAPIRHLELDHVYLHLQAAVDGLGIALGSLHLIEADIAAGRLVCPIAAPELRADDYQLVIRDDRLRDPAIEAFRSWILTAAREPLPSIEPPFRQNRGTRSPRRRPGSDAQRGGR
- a CDS encoding D-alanyl-D-alanine carboxypeptidase family protein, with product MNPRRLSTVPAPLLRSVILATGVVGLLAALGPAGIQNTGAASHTDISAPSLSTEQELAGAPQPSSMLNDNLGQTDVATAELSLAEAVADASITGNNPEPVVEAASTNLPDVPPTEPAPVQVAMANPSDLEPGDAGKAVSSNEAASSIEIVDECLVVDICVDRYLWALYQRTPKEDTIKELERRNVTVKRKRKMVTVARTFTKLVDEDFGWKDPKAAERAGMSMMDYVIGGMDRSFKLRLFHTLHAAEAAGFSPGITSAFRDDYRQSIASGLKAASNRSYHGGSSHGGYGHGLAADIVSVQGETRDQRWASSEKLWKWVDAHGKEFGIGRPYLDRDPPHVAPVDGQEYAAHNRGSKHAGSDVKKVKRVAIRDDRSQAKRPRAAAASKMRTS